Part of the Zingiber officinale cultivar Zhangliang chromosome 6A, Zo_v1.1, whole genome shotgun sequence genome, AGTTATGATATCCCCCTTGTCGCGGACATTCATTTTGCACCTGCAGTCGCACTAAAAGTAGCTGAATGTTTTGACAAGATTCGAGTCAACCCTGGAAATTTTGGTCAGACATTCTacaatttttaactttgaattatacAGTTACTAGTGAAGTCTAACCAATAGAGCTGGAACATTTTCTTGCAGCTGATAGGCGTGCGCAGTTTGAGCAATTAGAGTATACCAACGAAGAATATCAAAAAGAGCTTGAACATATTGAAAAGgtgcaaaaaaaattaatttgtcgGTGTTCTTCCTgctttttgaaaaactaaaaacaTCTATTAGTGCAGTGGATTGGTGTTATTTTACGTTTCCCATGTCCCATATGCAATTCTTCCCTATTCCTTTCATCTTATGTTCATCTTCCTGCTCAGATCTTCACTCCATTGGTTGAGAAATGCAAGAAGTATGGAAGGGCAATTCGAATTGGGACAAATCATGGTAGTCTTTCTGATCGTATTATGAGCTACTATGGAGATTCTCCTAGTGGAATGGTTTGTATGTTTGTATAGTACCCcttggatttattttttttttcccataCACGAATTGATGCTGAAGAGCTTGCTGTTCCTGCAATAGGTTGAATCTGCCTTTGAGTTTGCAAGGATATGCCGGAAGCTAGATTTCCATAACTTTGTCTTCTCAATGAAAGCAAGCAACCCAGTCATCATGGTTCAAGCCTATCGTTTGCTTGTAGCTGAGATGTATGCTCTAGGTTGGGATTATCCTCTGCACTTAGGAGTTACTGAAGCAGGAGAGGGAGAAGATGGACGGATGAAATCTGCTATTGGTATTGGCACCCTTCTTCAGGTTCATACTTTGCCAACTTTTTCCAAATTCCTGATGGTATCTCAAGCAGAATCACTTTATTTGAGGATTTGAAGCTCCATTGTCATGAGCCTAATGCAGGACAGTGTGAACTAGATTTCTACTACTTTTTTCCAATTCAAGTATTATATTCACTATATATGATATTTTTAACAAAACACACCTAGCAAATTTTTTGCAATAGCTTTAAGAATCATCACATGACTGCCTACTTTTTTCACGGAAAGCATtcattattttgtttgtttatttgcttGAACCATAATGTCTTTTTATATagaaacatatttaatttcatgattaaatcatattttttatatattgtcAGATTTCATTTTAACTATGATGCAAACTGAAAAGATCTATAAAATATAATAAGCAATATCTATACGCCTTTTAGTTGCCTAAATATCCCTATTTGCAGCTCATTGAATCATAGATGTAATCTATATAGAGTTGTACTCGATCAAACAAACTGATAGCCCTATGGAAGCTCAATAGCCTCTGTTGATAAACTAGATCTACTTTTTATATTCATAAGACTAGAGAATTATGCTTGCAATTTTCAAATACATTTGTTGTTGATTGTTGAACTTAATATGTTCTAACAAGTGTGGTGTTGTTCAACAGGATGGTTTGGGCGACACAATCCGGGTGTCCCTGACTGAACCACCAGAGAAAGAGATTGATCCTTGTAAGCGGTTGGCTAACCTTGGAATGCAAGCTTCAAATCTCCAAAAAGGAACTGTATGGCTCTTTCCATCTTGCCATTTTCTGCCACTCCTTGATTAACTGCTAACTGCTGCAGCAAGGATTATATATTAGATGTCTAACTTCTAGCACTTATGAACTATTTTTTGCCTTTATAACCTAATTTGTATCTCCTAACAAACTATTTAGGCACCATTTGAGGAGAAACATAGACGATATTGGGACTTCCAGCGTAGAACTGGTCAACTTCCAGTGCAGAAAGAGGTTAgatcctttttttttccttccattGCATCATGTATAGAATGTTTCTAACTTTTGCCACGTCTTGTATAGGGTGAAGAAGTAGATTACCGAGGTGTTCTTCATCGTGATGGTTCTGTCCTCATGCCAGTGTCTTTGGACATGCTGAAGGTAGGTAGTGAATGTTTCTTTTATATTCTCTATCCTAGTGTGTCttacatttgattttgcttgGAATGTGAAACACTGCAATAATTGCAGAagtttttttgtaaacattttgtcAAGCTGTTTTAAGGTTTAGAGGTATCAATCAGTTCCATTATTGTGCAGATTTATTGCTTAGTAACTTCATTCATCATCATCTCTAAATATAATTTACATCTTGCTACCTTGTTTCTTTCATTTGCTTTACCTACTTTTCTCTTTATTTGTTGTCAGACACCAGAACTTCTTTACAAGTCTCTTGCAGCTAAGCTTGTGGTCGGAATGCCTTTCAAGGTTCTTTTTCGTCAAATTGTTACACTTGAAGTTAGACTAGTCCAGATTCATGTTTGTACTTTGCTGAACCTTTTCAAATTTTCAGGACTTGGCAACGGTGGACTCTATTCTTTTAAGAGAACTCCCTCCTCTGGAAGATGTTGAATCTGTAAGCTATCgcctaatttttcttttcaacttAAGAACTAGATGGCTACAAgttggatattttttttttgtctaatgGTTGTGTTTCTTAAATCTAAGACTTGACTTGTATTGTTATATTTGATCAGAGGTTAGCTCTCAAAAGGTTGATTGATATAAGCATGGGCATTATAGTTCCATTATCCGAACAGCTGGCTAAACCACTTCTTAATGCAATTGTGCTTCTTAACCTCAATGAACTTTCAACCGGGGCTCACAAGCTTTTGCCAAAAGGTGACACATGGGTTTATCAACCAACTCACATTTGCTACTTTCTTTGAAGGCTGTACTGATTCTAAAACTGTGCTTTGTTTTTAGGCACTCGATTAGCTGTAACCGTTCGTGGGGACGAACCTTACGGGGAACTAGACGTCCTCAAGAATGTTGATGATATCACAATGTTGCTACATGATCTTCCGTTAGTTGAAGAAAAGTTCAGCAGAGTTCACGCCGCAAGGAGGTAAATGATCATAGTGACTGTCCTTGTGAT contains:
- the LOC121998706 gene encoding 4-hydroxy-3-methylbut-2-en-1-yl diphosphate synthase (ferredoxin), chloroplastic-like — protein: MATGTMPSLMTGMTDRRTSDCNLGFVKNVDFARIACAPGQQRMKPQRRIASAIRNSSKSGSEIVELEPASEGSPLLVPRQKYCESLYKTVRRKTRTVMVGNVALGSEHPIRVQTMTTSDTKDVDKTVEEVMRIADRGADLVRITVQGRKEADSCFEIKNKLVQKNYDIPLVADIHFAPAVALKVAECFDKIRVNPGNFADRRAQFEQLEYTNEEYQKELEHIEKIFTPLVEKCKKYGRAIRIGTNHGSLSDRIMSYYGDSPSGMVESAFEFARICRKLDFHNFVFSMKASNPVIMVQAYRLLVAEMYALGWDYPLHLGVTEAGEGEDGRMKSAIGIGTLLQDGLGDTIRVSLTEPPEKEIDPCKRLANLGMQASNLQKGTAPFEEKHRRYWDFQRRTGQLPVQKEGEEVDYRGVLHRDGSVLMPVSLDMLKTPELLYKSLAAKLVVGMPFKDLATVDSILLRELPPLEDVESRLALKRLIDISMGIIVPLSEQLAKPLLNAIVLLNLNELSTGAHKLLPKGTRLAVTVRGDEPYGELDVLKNVDDITMLLHDLPLVEEKFSRVHAARRLFEYLEENSLNFPVIHHIQFLKGIHRDDLVITAGSNAGSLLVDGLGDGILLEAPEQDFEFLRDTSFNLLQGCRMRNTKTEYVSCPSCGRTLFDLQDISAEIRSKTSHLPGVSIAIMGCIVNGPGEMADADFGYVGGTPGKIDLYVGKTVLKRGIQMEHATDALIQLIKDHGRWVDPPTEE